The Ramlibacter pinisoli genome has a segment encoding these proteins:
- a CDS encoding glutathione peroxidase, whose product MRTTLLACLVATVALGGAPTQAQPAKPGAPASAAACPALLNQEFPRLQDEKPQNLCQYAGKVLLVVNTASYCGFTPQYQGLEALYGRYRERGLVVLGFPSNDFAQETGSNREIADFCESTFGVKFPMFGKSAVRGRDANPLFKELAARTGRAPAWNFHKYLVARDGTVVAQYSSLTAPDDRAFVAAIENLLAR is encoded by the coding sequence ATGCGCACGACCCTGCTCGCCTGCCTGGTTGCCACCGTGGCGCTGGGCGGGGCGCCCACGCAAGCCCAGCCGGCGAAGCCGGGCGCCCCCGCGTCTGCCGCAGCCTGCCCTGCGCTGCTGAACCAGGAGTTCCCGCGCCTGCAGGACGAGAAGCCCCAGAACCTGTGCCAGTACGCGGGCAAGGTGCTGCTGGTCGTGAACACCGCCAGCTACTGCGGCTTCACGCCCCAGTACCAGGGGCTGGAGGCGCTGTACGGCCGCTACCGCGAGCGCGGGCTGGTGGTGCTGGGGTTCCCGTCCAACGACTTCGCGCAGGAGACCGGCAGCAACCGCGAGATCGCCGATTTCTGCGAGAGCACCTTCGGCGTCAAGTTCCCGATGTTCGGCAAGAGCGCGGTGCGCGGCCGCGACGCCAACCCGCTGTTCAAGGAACTGGCGGCCCGCACCGGGCGCGCGCCGGCGTGGAACTTCCACAAATACCTGGTGGCGCGCGACGGCACGGTCGTGGCCCAGTACTCCAGCCTCACCGCGCCGGACGACCGCGCCTTCGTCGCCGCGATCGAGAACCTGCTGGCCCGCTGA